The stretch of DNA ATCGCAGTTCATTGAAGGAAAGATAAACATGTCGGTGAACAACACGATATGTTCTGCTTGCGCCCTGAGAATATCTCAGTTATTTTCCACTTACCCGTGGTATAAAGGGCAACACCTCCCTCAGTGTGCTTCGGTAAAAGTGGGCTTTCTGTGTGGGATCCTTCATGTTAATGACGTCTAAAAATTGCAGCGCCTGCACTGCTGGATCGCTATAAACAATTTATAAAAGAGCGGGTGAGTatgtgaaaatgttaaaataagAATAAGCTCATGAAATGGGCGATAAATCATGTATACGCGCCTGAAGCTATCTTACCTGAAGTATTTGATGAGTGTTAGCAGCTGAGCTGTAGGACGCGCACCGGGTGATTTCCTCAATAGTCGCGTGCACGCTTCTTGTAGTGGAATAGGTATCCGAGGCAATATATTGTGGACAGCGTCATCAAGCTGAAAATTAGATTTATCTATCATTCGATAATAATGAATCACAGTTTTGGCtagaatataaaattattattcacGGACATATTGCTGTTTAATGCTCTCCACaacattttatttctattttgaaATATTACGAGTAATGTATTGTATATCGACCTCAAAGAATGCACACTCAATTCTGAATACTATATGCCATTTCAAAGCATTCGCTGAAGCTTATTAGTGATATTTTCCAGGTAAGTCAAACAATTTTGTCAGGCATCAGAATTTGTGGGAACCGGAAAAAGGACCACACGCTAGCATATGTCAAAGTAGCAATCCGAATCAACAACAGGACGTAGGAAAAACGTGTGAAAGCAAACGATTCGAAACAGCTTTTATCACACCTTTGAATAAGATATCACAAATATAGCTCGCTCGTGGGGAGCACATCAAACCATAAGTCACACTAGAAAAGTAGCGCCCTAATGAAAGTAATCTCCAAAAGTCAACTGTGTTACATGAGCTAGCGGCACACGGTGTGTGGGTGAGAGTAGGTGAGCATTCTGATGCGTGTGGATAAAAAAGGACAAAAAAAGTTCGTTATATTTATATTCATGTTTTCCTCGGGGGATCCGTTTTCGCAGAACGGCTCCACCATCTATGTAGATCCGCGCTCGacaaaaacatataaaagtGTATTTACCTACCTTCATTAATGCCAACTTAATCAAATTTACTACCAGTGTACGTGGAAGACCGAGTTTCGACCGAAATGCCACATTGAGTGATAATTTGTTGACATAATGAATCACCAAAGTTAGACAGGCAGACCCCGGAACCGTAAAATGTTCATAAtaagggatttttttttatttgtatgcgGTATGTGCGAGTATATTGAGTTGTTATGTTGAATAAGGGAATTAACATCTCTTCCGAACATCATTGTATAAATGTGATAAACTTGTGTTAATTCCAACATTTCAATCTTTATATTAGCTGCAAGAAAACTTTTCCATGTCGACCAAAGGAGACGCAAATTTTATCATTCTTAATTGAGAAATTTTCCATCGGTAGAAACCGTTCAGCAGCTGTGCagtgttatatattttttcaagtaGTGtatttccaaaatatgtgaCCTTTCAACAGAATAACTCGAAATCGAAAAATTGGGCTCGATTGATGTACAGATTGTGACTGAGACAGTTAGCGAAAATGGAAGTTGTAAATGATTATTtttatgataatgatgatggttcCACCCAGAGATGCccaccttcctgattttttaaggTATCCCAGTAATTTTAACGCGTTCCCTGATTTCCTGACAAACATTCAATTCTGCCTGGTTTTTCTTAAACGATCCTGATTTCTCatggtttttgtattttttacttTATTAGTATGGAATCCATAATAATATCAAAATCACAAGAATGTCATATTCTGTGTCTAGTGGGATGGAAAGGAATTCTGTATAATAAACTCCTATCAGGAAAACAGTCGAAAAATTTCCACAAATAATGCCCGAAATAACTTATAAAACTTCCCGAATTGGTTAAGGGGGTAGTGCAGCATGAACtccataaaaagtatgtgattttcactatttttcaatcgagaaaataatattaatattatacgcttggaccgtgttgacagatacggaggggtgctattggggatcaataagtgccactcattttttagaattgaccttccattaTTGGaaggatcgaagctgttgcttgtcatgcaaacatcagggGCAAAGAcatctgtattgtcagcttgtattggcctcctaAAGTTCAAGTTAGCCGAAAGCAACctgctgacatgtgctcactccttcctgagccacggttgatcttgggagactctCACTCTCACGGTcccgcctggggggaacagtacgacgacaaccgttcatagttgatatatgacctttgtaacagcttcaatataacACTTTTAAATAcgggggaaacaacacgtgtacctaaacctcctgctaacccaagtgctcttgacctctcgctttgctcgaattcactatcgttagattgcaagtggaatgtaatccaagaccccaacggtagtattcatttgccaatcaaaatttgcatcaccattgggtcgaattatttttaatctataaacatggcatatgacctcacaagacacatttactggaaaaaatatacggacgcgattgctctagccatcacttccagagatggtttacctccattggaggagtataacgtaatttctcgtttgatcttcgacagcgcggttcgctctcaaacgaaacccatcccaggttccactattcgtcgaaggcatCCCAAACTATGGTGGGATAACCAATGtttcaagctttatcaggataaatcgaatgcattcaaagtttttcggaaacgtggaaccattgaaaattttcaaacgtatttagcccttgaaaatcaatttaaaaactttatcaaagggaaaaaacgtgcttattggcgaaatttcgtgggaggtttgtcacgagaaaagtcaatgaaaaaaacatggaaagtggctcgaaacatgagaaatcgctgttaaacgaatgaaagcgaggaatattcacatcaatggattttgaattttgcaaggaaggtttgtcccgattctgttcccgtacaaaaaattgttcgagatatttcacaagataggtgcgatcttgattccgagttttcaatggtggaattctctcttgctctcctttcatgtaacaattctgctccgggatcggatagaactaagttcaacttgctgaaaaacctccctgaagtgacgaaacatcgcttgttgaatttattcaatcggtttctggagcataatattgttccagatgattggagacaagtacgagttatagcttttcaaaaacccggaaaacccgcgtccgacttcaattcgtaccgcccaatagcaatgtcGTCTTGTATGTGGAaaatgttggagaaaattatctagtttcgccttgatcgatgggttgaaacgaatggcttactcacAGATACACAacatgggttccgcaggggcaaggggacgaatgattgtcttgcgttgctttcttcagaaattcaaatggcttacgccgaaaaaaaaacaaatggcttcagtattcttggacataaagggggcctttgattctgtttcaatagaggttttgtcagacaaattacactctc from Toxorhynchites rutilus septentrionalis strain SRP unplaced genomic scaffold, ASM2978413v1 HiC_scaffold_298, whole genome shotgun sequence encodes:
- the LOC129781960 gene encoding SCY1-like protein 2; this encodes MVQPNLDFMAPENQINSNCSILSDMFSLGMVICAIYNQGRPLIQSGNSPPSYLKQMETLDDAVHNILPRIPIPLQEACTRLLRKSPGARPTAQLLTLIKYFSDPAVQALQFLDVINMKDPTQKAHFYRSTLREVLPFIPR